The Colwellia sp. M166 genome segment GTCATTAGTTGTACTTGGTCAGTTTCTTCCTCATCTTCATTACGTTCCATCATGTCACGTAGCGTTAACCGAGTAACCACTTGCGGCAAGGTCATCGGCTCTTCATCGTCAGTACCCTCTAGCATTTGCGTGACCCAACTGAAAAGTTGCGTGACATTTTTCATACGCATTTCAGCGGCTTTTGCACTAGGTGAAGTATCGTAGAGCCAATCTTCATAGTTAATTTCACGCACCATAGCGCGTAATACTGCAGAAGTGTCGCCACGTTCAGCATGATCTGCGGTTTCAACTAACCAGCGAGTAAATCGTTGCACACTGACCAAACCACGGCCAGTAAGATGCTGTTCTAAGCCTAATTCGAAACTTGCCGCGAACATGCTAATTTGCCGCATATTGGCATAACTCCCCAACTTCTCTAAGGTTGTAGGGCCAATTTCACGACGTGGTACGTTAACAATACGCAAAAAGGCATTATCGTCGTCAGGGTTCACTAACACTCGTAGAAACGCCATCATATCTTTAATTTCTGCACGCGAAAAAAACGAAGTGCCACCATTAATTTTATAGGGAATTCGGTTCGTCATCAGCGCTTTTTCCAATAGCCGCGACTGATGATTACCACGATATAAAATCGCATAATCTTTGAATTTACTTTTGTTTAAAAAACGGTGGCCGATCAACTCACCAACAACCCGCTCAACCTCATGCTCTTCATTCTTAGTTTGCAGTACTCTTAGCTCAACCCCATAGTTAAGCTCACTAAAAAGAGCTTTATCATATACATGAGGGTTATTGGCGATCAAAATATTAGCACATTTCAAAATACGGCCACTGGAACGATAGTTTTGCTCAAGCTTAATCAACTTAAGGTTTGGGTAGTCTTGTCCTAATAACACTAAGTTTTGTGGCTTAGCACCACGCCATGAGTAAATAGATTGATCGTCATCACCCACCACAGTTAATAACCCTTTTTCACCGGTGATCAATTTAACTAATTCATATTGGCTGGCATTCGTATCTTGATATTCATCAACTAGCATATATTGAATTTTATTCTGCCAACGTGCTCGTACTTCTGGATAGTTACGCATTAATAGGGTTGGAATTAAAATCAAGTCATCAAAATCAAGTGCGTTATAGGCTTTCATATGCTTTTGATACATGCCATAAAACTCAGCATATGACTTAGCGTCAGCATCAACAGCCTGTTTAATAGCATCATCAGGCAATAACAGATCATTCTTCCAATTAGAAATCATCATCTGTAATTTACTTAATAAGTCTTTATCGCCTTCAAGCTCATCCTGCGTAAGCTCCTTCAATAACGCTAAGCTGTCTTGATCATCAAATAAGGTAAAGCCAGGTTTATAACCTAAGGTTTTTAATTCACGGCGAATAATATCTAAACCCAATGAGTGGAAAGTACAAACCGTTAAACCACGTGTTTGTGTTTTATCCATCATTTTAACCACACGCTCTTTCATTTCACGGGCTGCTTTATTGGTAAAGGTTACCGCGGCAATATTTTTGGCTTTATAACCACAATTTTGAATTAAATGGGCAATTTTCTGACAAATAACCCCAGTTTTACCACTGCCTGCTCCTGCTAATACTAGGCAAGGACCATCAACATATTTTTTTGCTTCATTTTGGCCTGGGTTTAATTTCATCGCTGCGTCGTAACTCTAATTTATGGATAAGATAATCGGTCGACGATTTTACCTGTTTTTCTTGCAAGACAACATCAACTTTCTCTAACTTGCTTAATTTCTTATCTGCTTTAAATACGATTTGATTATCAATACTGGCTAGATTAGTTACAATAAGCTTATCGCTTATCAATTAAGAGCATTGAGATGATTAACGCCAAAAAAATAGAAGAAATTGCCAAACAAGTTACCGATTCCATTCCTGCAGGCTTAAAAGATTTTGCCAATGAAATGGAAGATAAAACCAAAGTAGTACTACAACGTAAGTTATCTCAACTTGACGTTGTCACTCGTGAAGAGTTCGATGTACAAACACAAGTATTGATAAAAACACGCACTAAGCTCACTGAGCTAGAAGCTAAAGTAGCCATTTTAGAAGCTCAAATTACGGCCCAATAATCTACTTTAAATAAGGCCTAAAATAACAGGCCTTATCCACTAACTACTTTATTTCAGTCGCATAGCTTGTATTTTTTTATAAGACAAGCAACGCCATAACCATTCTAGTGGACCAAAGGCATAATGATTTAACCACCAGCGCGAAAACAGCAATTGGAAAATAATAATTACCAAGACGATAAGCATTTGTGGTGCCCTTGATATTTCACCAAAATAACCACCCGCATAACCATAAAAAATAGAGCTCAAGATAACAGAGTGCATTATGTAGTTAGTTAATGCCATTCTGCCCATTGGTGAAAACATCGCAAAGCGTTTACACCATTTTTCATCGCTGAGTAAGTACATGATTAAACCAAAATAACCTGCGCTCATCACTAATTGACCCACGTAAAATAAGCCTTCACCTACTGCTTGCAATAAAGCCACTTGATTCGCCACCGGATGCTGAGATACTAATAATCCACTGGTTTCTATAACCAAGCCCAAACCAATACCAAGCCATGCTGTAATATTAAAGACACGAGTATGTTGTTGATAATTTTCCATAATACCGCTTGATACTAACCAGTAACCTAAAATAAATATCGGCACCAGCACAGTAAGTGAAAAAGGTATGGTAAACATCAGCATAAATAAGGCAAAATCAAATCGAAACTCAGTCGCTTGCCAATAACTGCCTTGTGTAAAAGCTTTAATTTCGGCCGCTTCATCAGCGCGCAGATCTTGCTGTTGCTCTACGATAGCTTGCGCCTGCATTTCTATGATTGCAGCAGAGTGTTGTTCAATTGATGCTGTAATATTTTCATCGGCAAGCTCATCGCTTGCAATGCCCATTAAAGTATTCGGCATTTTATTCATTGGCTCATCGGTGATATTTTTAGCGAGTTCACCAGTCACTGATTCATCGTTATTTTCTGGTATTTTTAAGCGACTTTCGTTTGCTAAGTTAATTGCATCAACCCGCTCAGTGACTTTTATTTCTTCATGCCATTGTGCTAGCAAAGCATCATTATCATGGCTCAGCCCGAAACCAATAGCACTGACGACAGTGATCATAATCGGTACTGACAACCACACTACAGCTAACTTAAAAAATGCTTGAGGATTATCATATTGCTCAAAACCCTGTTTTTTAAGTAACATTACCCAGGCTAGTAATAGTAAACCCGCGACACCATAATTTTGTAAAATATCTCCGCCCCATAAAAAAATCATATGTAATAGGCCGAAGACAATTAAGGCAATCATACGACGTGAGAACCAAGCACCAAAAGGCCGCTCAGCCTGTTTAGCGCGGATCAACATAACGGCAAAACCCATACCAAATAACAGG includes the following:
- the rep gene encoding DNA helicase Rep, translating into MKLNPGQNEAKKYVDGPCLVLAGAGSGKTGVICQKIAHLIQNCGYKAKNIAAVTFTNKAAREMKERVVKMMDKTQTRGLTVCTFHSLGLDIIRRELKTLGYKPGFTLFDDQDSLALLKELTQDELEGDKDLLSKLQMMISNWKNDLLLPDDAIKQAVDADAKSYAEFYGMYQKHMKAYNALDFDDLILIPTLLMRNYPEVRARWQNKIQYMLVDEYQDTNASQYELVKLITGEKGLLTVVGDDDQSIYSWRGAKPQNLVLLGQDYPNLKLIKLEQNYRSSGRILKCANILIANNPHVYDKALFSELNYGVELRVLQTKNEEHEVERVVGELIGHRFLNKSKFKDYAILYRGNHQSRLLEKALMTNRIPYKINGGTSFFSRAEIKDMMAFLRVLVNPDDDNAFLRIVNVPRREIGPTTLEKLGSYANMRQISMFAASFELGLEQHLTGRGLVSVQRFTRWLVETADHAERGDTSAVLRAMVREINYEDWLYDTSPSAKAAEMRMKNVTQLFSWVTQMLEGTDDEEPMTLPQVVTRLTLRDMMERNEDEEETDQVQLMTLHASKGLEFPYVFLIGMEEGILPHQTSMDEGNVEEERRLAYVGITRAQKELIFTYARERRQYGEVSRTEASRFLHELPQDDLSWELTQTKQSIEKKQATAKMGVANLREMLKNKK
- a CDS encoding accessory factor UbiK family protein, coding for MINAKKIEEIAKQVTDSIPAGLKDFANEMEDKTKVVLQRKLSQLDVVTREEFDVQTQVLIKTRTKLTELEAKVAILEAQITAQ
- a CDS encoding DUF418 domain-containing protein, coding for MSDLYPDKQNSAPSPGLKNLVPITIKQRLVAMDILRGLALIGILLMNIEWFNRAIAGLGRQDTSLSGLDHVVGWLIRCFVEGKFYTLFSLLFGMGFAVMLIRAKQAERPFGAWFSRRMIALIVFGLLHMIFLWGGDILQNYGVAGLLLLAWVMLLKKQGFEQYDNPQAFFKLAVVWLSVPIMITVVSAIGFGLSHDNDALLAQWHEEIKVTERVDAINLANESRLKIPENNDESVTGELAKNITDEPMNKMPNTLMGIASDELADENITASIEQHSAAIIEMQAQAIVEQQQDLRADEAAEIKAFTQGSYWQATEFRFDFALFMLMFTIPFSLTVLVPIFILGYWLVSSGIMENYQQHTRVFNITAWLGIGLGLVIETSGLLVSQHPVANQVALLQAVGEGLFYVGQLVMSAGYFGLIMYLLSDEKWCKRFAMFSPMGRMALTNYIMHSVILSSIFYGYAGGYFGEISRAPQMLIVLVIIIFQLLFSRWWLNHYAFGPLEWLWRCLSYKKIQAMRLK